The Naumovozyma dairenensis CBS 421 chromosome 1, complete genome genomic interval TACCATACagtaaaaaaagaaaaggtgAGTTGGGGTCATAGCAGAGCCAGGGGAGTCCTTGAAAGGATAATCGAACATAGTAGTGTCGGAATTATATGTATCTGGCACATAGTGTACAGACACATGGTTTCGTACAACACGATATatgttttctatataagaaaaattttattCCATATGTAAAGtgtacaatatatatattactttCCAGTCCTAGGACGGGGAAGAGCAATTCTGCAACGAATCTACCTATAAGGTCAGATCCTGCAGTCTAATCTGCATCCAAGATATGGTTTAATATGTTATATCTCCTAAAAAGCAGTATCTCCTCGAATAAGTAGAACGTCAAGAAAAAACTAATGTTAGTTTGCAGTATAGGCTTCATTAGAAACTTAAAATGATTCCTAGATGGGTGTCCATATATTGAGATAGTTTATTACACACATGTTGCAAATCGAACTGTAAGACGGTATCACAATGTTAGAGTTGGTACTCTTGCATGTCCCTTCGAGGATGCTCTGATCTCTTTCTATTATTGTAGCTGAGAGAAATGTATAGTTATCCAAAACATATAGGGAAGAAGAACTTCTCCGTTATATACTGATGACTTTTAATAGCACAGCACCTCCTGTAATATGAcatgatttaatatttatacTGGATTCCAACAACAACCCAACTGTGCTCACTGAACGTACTTATTCGACATCAAGAACGCATAAAACAATCATTGCTTTATAGCGCCAATGTAGTGAGGTGTAATCagtttgaaaaatgaagaacTCATCCTTGTTAGCTCAGTTGGTAGAGCGTTCGGCTTTTAAACATTTGTTTAAACCAAGGATACCGAAATGTCAGGGGTTCGAGCCCCCTATGAGGAgttcttttttatatttttaaatacaCTGCCCGAACGGGACAGATGTTGGCCCGTTTTCCACCAAACTGGGTGGGGCAAaaacatttttaaattcaaaaaattcaagGTTTAGGGAAAGGTTTAAGATTATGAGGGCATTTAAGTAGCTAAGGGTGCAAATAGTCTCTCGATTTTCTTCCATTGTTTCCGGCCAACTGGAAAGAAAGCCTATGGAtgtataaaatataaaaagagAAATGTAAACTGTGTCttgtattattgttaaCGTGAATACACTGAAGTTGAGTTGAATTTGATTggcaaagaaaaaggaatcGGATAACCCCTGTATATTTGATAGATATCAGCATCAGGTACATCTGCTAAAATACCTGCAGGGATTCCAAATGGGTGACGAATCTCTCTAAAAGTGGTTATCACCTCGATAGTTTCTAATGGTTCTAGCATTTTCCCTCAACGTTCTCTCTGGGGAATTGTCCCTTCAGTGGTTTTTATTTCTGACACCATAGTGCTGCTTGAGTTTCCTAAAAGATCCTCGAAGTATACCTCGCTTTTGCATCACTTATTAACTTCCTTCGTTTGCTgattttcatcattacaTCCTCTAAGATTTCTTTACAGTCTTCATTGAACTGATATCTCCTTGCCTTCTTCTTACACTTTTCATCATAATTTGTGACTCTTTGGAACTCATACTTTAATGAAGAGTCCGTGCCATCAGCACAATGTATGCCAGTGATCATTTTGGAGATTACATCATAAAAGTATCTTTCCACGTTTGCAGTGACCAAGATCGAAAGACCAGTAGCAAGTTTTTCGTAATCTTCTGGGCGTGGATTCCATTTCCCAACGAGTCTCTCGCATACTTCCTTTAACATCAATTTAATGGATCACATTCCTGGAGTTTCATCAGTTGTATTGGTTTCAAGTTCAGGTTCAATTTCTTCGCCTACATTAATATGGGCAAGTGAATCCGGTAAAGCAGATGgattttattcaaattaataGTATCCTCATGAACAACGTCTTCATTATCACTTACAATGATACTACTGCTCTCTTAACAGGCTGGCCTCCTCCTTTTTTTACTGCCTAGGGGTGGAACGTATATATCACGGTTGTGCATGATACGCTCCTTGTTATCTAAAAATCTTCTCAAGATTTCTTCAAGCTCCCCATGTGGAATAGAAACTCCAATTAAGGTCCTTGCAAAGGCCTTTTTAACTAAAGTAGGGTTTGTTTATACTGCTCATGTATGTAAATACAATTTCCAGCTGGTTTTTAGTTCACGTGGAGGCGATATTACTGTCAGTAACCGTTAACTCTTCTGGTAAAGTCTTGTTGAAAAATCGTTTATTCAGATTAAATAATGTACTTTTATGGCctttaagaaattgaatGTCAAAAATTCGTTAAGCATACAGAAGACATTGTATTAGAATTAATGGTTATAAATGAAGGCATTGAGTTGTGGGTATACTGATATATGGTAATATATATTGCAAAGTATAAAACATACATATAGTTGAGTGACGCTGACAAACAAAAACACATTAACGCCGAGCGTGTTGTTTACAgctgaaagaaaaaagtttcaattGGAGGGTTTGGAACCTAGAACGACGGGGTTGTTGTTTCAAGTTACTGAAGAGGCCACTAAAAAATACTTTTGGTTTGGCTAAAAGACAGGgtccattatttttccGGGTTACCCTTTTAGCCCCAATCCACTTTTGGTCCAAAACGGGTTAACATCTGTCCCGCTCGCGTAGAGTTCCGCTTGAAGAGGCTGATTTTGCAAGTTCATAGTATGTGGCGTCAAAGTAGGTGAGCTGAAAATTCAAGCGAATGACGTTTGTACTACAATAACCTGCAGGTCCcatattaatttcaaagtaTGTTAAACATTCAGTCAATAGAATAAACACATTTTTGGGAATGGAAACTGTCCAGTAATACTGTTCAGTTTAAAGACATAAATATCTGCATAGCATCCGCAAGTCAATATGTAAAACTGACAGAACTAAGGAATATAACGTGGAAATAAAAGTACTGGTAGGGATTAATGATATTCATTCAGGTGTGCCAGACTCTACGGTCGCAGCTGTTTTTCTCACCCTCTTTATGAGAAGAAACATATTAagtaaataatataaaactCAGAGTTGGTcgtcttctttttttgtataaaatcttgataattttaCGAATTCATAGACTATTGTTCTATGTTCTGACTAAGACTCGTCTGGACATATATTTTCTCTACTTTTGTGTTTATTTGTGGATATCCAGCTGTTaaaattcaaaacaaaattttGAGCTTGGCTTCATCGAAAATTGAACTGTagaaagtaaataaaatttaacCTTCATCTCCAAGATGTGAAAATTCCTGGCTTGAATAACGTGAGGTGACCTTTATATAACGTGAGAAAATATATGAAGGAAGAAACGATGGCAGGTCACTATCGCAAAATGTATACATTTGACGGCAACCCAAAAAAGGAGATAATATTCGAATGTCCGCTGTAAATTTAAGATGCATTGTTTAAGCCCAGGTAGAGTATATAGAGAAACAACTATTAATCTGAGGGTTCTCTGAAATGAGGGATTCTCATTCGATAACCCTTGGATTGATGCTCATTCATTCCTGTCGTATAATACGAAGTCATTTTCTGTTAAATTTTACCGCTACCATGCAGTCATTATATAAGCGAAgaactttttcttttagtCTCAATGGTGTATCCTAAAAAATTGAACACAACTATTAGATGGCATTGTTAGGAAGGTTATAACTTCCATTATGAAGTTGAAGTACTATTCCTTCAGAAAATTGGGGCATTTGCCAATAAGATGGAGTACAaacaatttcttttatacATAAATACTGAAAACCACCCTATATCTTTGCCTTCTAGCAACTATTGCAAACTATAATGTACATAATTGTTATAGTAACTAGCAGAAAAATTCTGCCTCAGATTGTGGCATAATGCTGTAACTACTGAACGATATTTTACATTAtaataagaagaataatatttctctGTTGGAAGGTgtatttgtttcaataCTTGACCTATTTGGGCCTCTcagcattattattattggcCATATCAATAATAGTGTACCAGTAACTTGGTAATTTGCTTACCCTCaaaaatttttatttatatttttctcaaAGTGGTATGAACATTTTTGCCGCCAAGGTTACCGCGCCTACCCGTTTGCTTTTAAAAACATGAAAAAGCGGGTAATCCCAGAAAAAAGATCCTTTAACACGGCGGTCCGACCAATTAGGAAAATGGTAAACAGGACGAGACGTATTAGGCAAAAGGTCAACATTCCCTTGCCAAAAGCCGTAGAACAAAAGTTTTTGTAAGAcgagaaattgaaaactcGATCCAAAAAGTATCGACTTTCCCCTTCGAGGAATTCTTTGACATCTTTACAAAAGTTAAACTTAATGTAAAACATTTATCGTTCAAATATAATTGTaccatatattttttagcCTTCCAATTCTCAGCATCcccattttttatttggaaCAAACTTTTCATTGAGTTTTAAAAAAGCTACCTAAGCTTCAATTTTTGTGTTTCAATATCTAGTGATCATTCGGCTGATTGGACCGGGAAAACGCTCAATTAAAACTAcctttttcatttctttctctctgaagtatttttattattgcATTTTGTTCCAAGTATCTTTAGAAAAAAACATACAATCCTCTTGAAATAATCCAATATTCTGCATTCTAACCTCAACCATACCTAATTAATAACTAATAGATTTGCATTGGATGTCCAATAAAAGTATGATACCATCCTCTAGAAACGATGAAACGATCCACAATAACGAAAATAACATCAAAGAAAATGCAATAGTAGGAAACGTCCAACGGGCTGTCCTGAATAATGTAACGAATACAATGTTAGCACAAGATGAAAACTCCCATAATTCTGCATTAAGAAGTCTTAAAACATCATTGACAATAGCTAAGAAAGAAGGGACTAGAATTCCCCAgattaataaagatatattatctCGTTCCACTTTATTAAACAATATATCAAACAACGCTCAAGGAAAGACTGAAACAGAAAATAGTCATTCTAGCGTGTCAgataacaaagaaaatcaaaaccCATATCTAGCGagtaaaaataatcaattgtCTTCcattcaagaagaagaacgCGAATACAACACTCAAGAAATACAATCTAATTTGCATTCTACACAACAACCTAATGCTAATGTTGAGGAACAACACAATTATCTTCAAGCTAAtcatgaaaatgatatatcAACAGATATGACCAAGAAAAGACCTATTTCCACTGTTGTTGAACAAGACCTaccaaagaaatataaagtCTGTACAGAAAATGGAGAGGAAGAATATGAATGGGAAGATTTAGATGAGGAAGATTCAAATGACCCCTTTATGGTTAGTGAATACgttaatgatatatttggatatcttcatcaactTGAAATATCTACTTTACCTGccaaagaaaatttgaagaaacatAAAAACATTAATCAAAATCGAGATATACTGGTCAATTGGTTAGTAAAAATTCATAACAAATTTGGTTTGCTTCCAGAGACTTTATATTTAGCAATTAATATCATGGATAGATTTTTATGCAAGGAATTGGTTCAATTGGATAAATTGCAACTAGTTGGTACATcatgtttatttattgctTCCAAGTATGAAGAAGTTTATTCTCCAAGTATTAAACATTTTGCATCAGAGACAGACGGCGCATGCacagaagatgaaattaaagaaggtgaaaaattcatattGAAAACGTTAGAATTTTCCTTGAAATACCCAAACCCAATGAATTTCCTCAGAAGAATATCTAAAGCTGATGACTACGATATACAGTCACGAACATTAGCAAAATTCCTTTTAGAGATTTCTCTAGTTGATTTTAGATTCATTGGAATATTACCTTCTCTCTGTGCTGCTGCTGCCATGTTTCTATCAAGGAAAATGCTAGGAAAAGGTAAATGGGATGGtaatttgattcattataGTGGTGGTTATACCAAGAGTCAGTTGGCTCCAGTTTGTGACATGATAATGGACTATTTAGTGAGTCCGATTGTTCATGATGAATTCCATAGGAAATACCAATCTCGTAGATTCATGAAAGCATCAATCATATCAGTACAATGGGCTTTGAAAGTGAGAAAGAACGGCTATGACATAATGACTTTACACGAATGATTAAACCCTAcgaaataaaaataatgaaacaaatacCAAAAAACAGCacataataaatttgtATTACGAACTTTTCTAAGAAAAAATACCCTTTCTACCATTTACTAATATtaaaaacaattaaaatGATATCCATACAAACTTAATACTTTAATGTCACctctaataaatatttcatttatataaatatattttcacacttcataataatatactgCGTCACTTCATAACGTTTAcacttttttttccttatgTAAGTTTATACTACTACACAGAACAGGTTAGTACGTAGTTAGTTAATAACTATATCTCATATAAATTAGTTATAGTAAGATATGGACTGAGCATTTAGTCTCTACAGTTGGACGAGAATGCACaaaggaaagaaagaatCCTATAGCATATAATTCACAAAATGCATACGTAAACGacataatatatttccTATCTAATGTTACATAATGTTATCGGAGATCATTCCGTGATGCTATTTCTGCTTAGGACATATCAAACAAACCATCAAACTTCTCGGTTAGTTGTTTCCCACACCATTTATGAATTCTGAAATATACTGAATGACATCTCGGGGTCTTGAACTTCAAGATTAACGCAGGtagttttgtttttggACAATAAATTTCACTAATCAATTCTTTACAATATGATTGAAATGTTTCATCCAAAAGCGGATCGATACCACCGCTATAATGTCTCAATGTTTCATTCCATAACACCTGGTCAGCATTAACTATCCTCCTGGCAAGATACATGGCCATAGTACTGAGCAATGATGGTTTAAGCGTTATGAAGCTGTGATAACATATACTAAATTCTAGGATACATTTTGCAATATTCCTGGTCTCAAAATTATAAGAATCTGCCTTCGATATTCTCCGTAGGAAATTCATTGGATTTGGATATCCCAGACTAAATCCTAACGATGTCAACATGAACATCTCAGCGTTTTTAATTTCAGTTTTTGATGCTGCACCGTCAGTAATATATGAGTATTCGGATAATTTAGGCAGATGGACTTCTTCAAACTTCGCAGcaacaaataatgatgtaATAGCCAATAACTGAAGCTTATTCATTGACACCTTGTTTTGTGAAAGGAACCTATCCATTATATTGATTGCCAAAAAGAGAGTCTCTGGATAACATTGGAATTTATCATGTACTTCGACTAACCAATCTACCAAAATTGCCCTCATCGAAGGTCTGATAAAGTACTTCGATGAATTGTCAAGTAGGTAGTTATGACTGGGGAGTAACTCTAACTCATGTTGATAGAGAAATGTAAATATCTCGTTAGAATACTCGGCTACCATGCATACATCATTCATTTCTGGTGTATCCAAATCTTCCCATTGGATTTTCGGTATTTCTGCCGTATCTAAAGAATGTTGACTTTTCTGAGACTCTATACTATCGTGATAGATACGTCTCTTCTTCAAGGTAACGTACATAAGGTCACTCTCTTCTCTTCGTACTTTCAATATTGGTTTTGCTGTAACAGGTCCTTGGATAGGAACATCTGATATTTGTTGATTGTTTATTTTAACCTCATTTAAAGCTCGACGATTTGCAATTTCAGGTGTAGCAGTAGTTAAtcccttttctttttcgaCATTTGATAGCTTTGGATAATGCTCCATAGGATGGGCTTCATTGATCGTAGGCAGACGTTTACTTTGCGTCTCACTATTTTCTGTTTTAGCCATTGAGAACCTTTAATCCTGTTATTAAGAAGCCAATTGgggaaaataatatctaaGTCTTGAGCCAGATAGTACAACAGCAACAGTTTAATACTCAACGTTTTGATTCACATTAGTAAACCTTTTCAATGATCCTGAATATGTTTAATTTTTACACTCTATATCTAAGAGAAAGCTGAACACAAATGTTATTTGTGTTTACAGATTACAAAACGCGTAATGTCAACGCGTAAGGACCTAACAAACAGCCGCAGAAGACACGTTTTCCTTTATTTACATTTTCGTTTTCTGTCATAGAAAACTTTCGCGTATTGATATTCAAGATTATTCCTTTCAGCATTTCATGTATGGTAACAGTTTTATGACTTGATCATCCATCTTATTCACGTAAACAAAGATGCAAGAGCCATAAAAGGTAAAACTCAAGCTTGTTCTCTTGTATTTATAAACATTCAACAATAATGAACACTCCTAGGtgtgatatattttcatgACCGATAATAAAAAACGACACACAAGAGAAGATGCTTGGATTGTGGTCTGAATAGACGACAGAGGCGTTACATTACACAAGTGGATAAAGCATGAGAGACagaataaaatatcatgTATAGAGaaacattagaagaacGAGAAGAGAAAAGAGATCAAAAGTTTTCCTACGTTATTAGTGTACGCGACGTGGCGGAAGAACCGGTCGAAGGCAACGGAAATGAATGATTCATGGATAGATAACAAGCGGAACTTTTAGAGGATATATCTAAAAGTTcgtcttcttttaaatttgttcaaataaaaaaaaattcaagtaataaaaatactattatattacaCTAGGAAATTCATAATTGAGGAAAAAGTTAAAAATAAGAGCTCGCACTCAGGATCGAACTAAGGACCAACAGATTTGCAATCTGCTGCGCTACCACTGCGCCATACGAGCTTGTATTTACTTTTTatgtaaaatatgatttGGATATAGTTTTGAATCTTGATTTTCTGACGAGAAGACTATAAGACTCTTATGAAATGTATGATTTTTTTGCTCTCTTcttatatagtataaaatgataactaataaaagatataaagtAACGACTAAAATGTTTCTAATTCCAGCTCGACCCTTAGTccttttatatctttcaaaattattttatctaatcGCTTGCCCGTCATAGTTAGCTTAGATAATCAACGAGCTTATTTAATCATATTTCGTTCTGGAACGTTTGATAATTTGGGGATCATATTGTATCATAGACGTACTCCTTAATCTTGTGTTACTCCTTATGTTATCCTGTTTCATTGTAATGCACTGTGTTACTAAAAATAGGAGTAGGATAAAGATTGGATAGGACAATAATAGAATGGTAATAGAATGTGAATAGGGATAGGATAGAAATACAGGAGATAAAGTAAAGTTAGTAGTATCTTACTTACATTAGCTCCTAATTAGTTTCTCCACATAATTACGGcttatgataatgatgataaagtaataacttggtaagtcaaataaattctagaagttcatataatatctcGTTGAAGTCATGCATGacaataaaacaaaattcgTAATCATGAACACCGCTCTCAAAGTCCTTTCGACTAGGT includes:
- the CLB5 gene encoding B-type cyclin CLB5 (similar to Saccharomyces cerevisiae CLB6 (YGR109C) and CLB5 (YPR120C); ancestral locus Anc_3.453) codes for the protein MAKTENSETQSKRLPTINEAHPMEHYPKLSNVEKEKGLTTATPEIANRRALNEVKINNQQISDVPIQGPVTAKPILKVRREESDLMYVTLKKRRIYHDSIESQKSQHSLDTAEIPKIQWEDLDTPEMNDVCMVAEYSNEIFTFLYQHELELLPSHNYLLDNSSKYFIRPSMRAILVDWLVEVHDKFQCYPETLFLAINIMDRFLSQNKVSMNKLQLLAITSLFVAAKFEEVHLPKLSEYSYITDGAASKTEIKNAEMFMLTSLGFSLGYPNPMNFLRRISKADSYNFETRNIAKCILEFSICYHSFITLKPSLLSTMAMYLARRIVNADQVLWNETLRHYSGGIDPLLDETFQSYCKELISEIYCPKTKLPALILKFKTPRCHSVYFRIHKWCGKQLTEKFDGLFDMS
- the CLB2 gene encoding B-type cyclin CLB2 (similar to Saccharomyces cerevisiae CLB1 (YGR108W) and CLB2 (YPR119W); ancestral locus Anc_3.452) — its product is MSNKSMIPSSRNDETIHNNENNIKENAIVGNVQRAVLNNVTNTMLAQDENSHNSALRSLKTSLTIAKKEGTRIPQINKDILSRSTLLNNISNNAQGKTETENSHSSVSDNKENQNPYLASKNNQLSSIQEEEREYNTQEIQSNLHSTQQPNANVEEQHNYLQANHENDISTDMTKKRPISTVVEQDLPKKYKVCTENGEEEYEWEDLDEEDSNDPFMVSEYVNDIFGYLHQLEISTLPAKENLKKHKNINQNRDILVNWLVKIHNKFGLLPETLYLAINIMDRFLCKELVQLDKLQLVGTSCLFIASKYEEVYSPSIKHFASETDGACTEDEIKEGEKFILKTLEFSLKYPNPMNFLRRISKADDYDIQSRTLAKFLLEISLVDFRFIGILPSLCAAAAMFLSRKMLGKGKWDGNLIHYSGGYTKSQLAPVCDMIMDYLVSPIVHDEFHRKYQSRRFMKASIISVQWALKVRKNGYDIMTLHE